A window of Thermococcus aggregans contains these coding sequences:
- a CDS encoding translation initiation factor IF-2 subunit beta encodes MEYDYYDYEKLLEKAYEELPENVKHHESRFEVPAAAVTIEGNKTIIENFRDIAEAMNRDPNHLLKFILREVATAGVLEGRRVILQGRFTPYLIANKMKKYLKEYVICPVCGSPDTKIVKKERFHFLKCEACGAETPIAHL; translated from the coding sequence ATGGAGTACGATTATTATGATTACGAGAAGCTTTTGGAGAAAGCTTATGAAGAACTTCCAGAGAATGTCAAGCATCATGAATCAAGATTTGAGGTTCCTGCTGCTGCCGTAACAATTGAAGGCAACAAAACAATAATCGAGAACTTTAGGGACATTGCTGAAGCTATGAACAGAGATCCAAATCACCTGCTTAAGTTTATCTTGAGGGAAGTTGCTACGGCAGGTGTTTTAGAGGGAAGGAGAGTAATCCTTCAGGGACGCTTTACGCCATATCTCATAGCCAACAAAATGAAGAAGTACCTCAAAGAGTACGTTATCTGTCCCGTATGTGGTTCACCAGATACAAAGATTGTCAAGAAAGAGCGCTTCCACTTCTTGAAGTGTGAAGCCTGTGGTGCTGAAACCCCAATAGCTCATCTCTGA
- the rtcA gene encoding RNA 3'-terminal phosphate cyclase, translating into MKVIDGSYGEGGGQILRTSLALSVITGEPIKIINIRAKRPKPGLRPQHLYGVLALKELSNAEVRGASEGSTELEFYPKGIQAKHVKVPIKTAGSITLVLQALLPAMVFGDREVTFEITGGTDVPWSPPVDHLKHITLYALEKMGIKAEIQIKRRGHYPRGGGLVVGKVYPWEEKKSLIATKFERIYSFEGISHAVRLPSHVSIRQAKAAKETLEKAYPSVPVKIKEEYYEPGKDPHLGPGSGIVVWANTDVLRLGGDALGEKGKPAEVVGKEAAEELIEQLKPKHAVDMFLGDQLIPFLAFAGGEIWVSKITKHLVTNVWVVEQFFGKIFEVEGEIGKPGKVRVVKKAEL; encoded by the coding sequence GTGAAGGTCATTGATGGGAGCTATGGAGAGGGTGGAGGGCAAATATTAAGAACTTCACTGGCTCTTTCGGTTATAACTGGGGAACCGATTAAGATTATCAACATTAGGGCCAAAAGGCCAAAGCCAGGACTAAGACCACAGCACCTTTATGGTGTTTTGGCACTAAAAGAGCTTTCAAATGCAGAAGTAAGGGGAGCAAGTGAAGGTTCAACTGAGCTAGAGTTTTATCCCAAAGGAATTCAAGCGAAGCACGTCAAAGTCCCAATAAAGACTGCCGGCAGCATAACCCTTGTTCTCCAAGCCCTCCTACCGGCAATGGTCTTTGGGGATAGAGAGGTTACCTTCGAAATAACCGGTGGAACGGATGTACCGTGGAGTCCTCCAGTGGATCATCTCAAACACATAACCCTCTACGCCCTTGAGAAGATGGGAATTAAGGCGGAAATCCAGATAAAGAGGAGAGGCCACTACCCAAGGGGAGGCGGCTTAGTCGTTGGCAAAGTCTACCCCTGGGAAGAAAAGAAATCCCTAATCGCTACGAAATTCGAGAGGATTTACAGCTTCGAGGGTATAAGCCATGCCGTAAGATTGCCTTCTCACGTCTCAATAAGACAGGCAAAAGCTGCAAAGGAAACTCTTGAGAAAGCCTATCCATCAGTGCCTGTGAAGATTAAGGAAGAGTATTATGAGCCCGGAAAAGACCCACACTTAGGGCCGGGCAGCGGAATAGTGGTGTGGGCAAACACGGATGTCCTTCGCCTTGGTGGAGATGCCCTTGGGGAGAAAGGGAAGCCCGCTGAGGTTGTAGGAAAAGAAGCCGCTGAAGAGCTTATAGAGCAGCTGAAACCAAAACACGCCGTTGACATGTTCCTTGGAGATCAGCTCATACCTTTCTTGGCCTTTGCGGGAGGAGAAATCTGGGTGAGCAAAATCACAAAGCACTTGGTAACAAACGTCTGGGTTGTTGAGCAGTTCTTTGGAAAGATCTTCGAAGTTGAGGGAGAAATCGGAAAGCCCGGGAAAGTGAGAGTTGTGAAGAAGGCAGAGCTTTGA
- a CDS encoding TatD family hydrolase, with product MIIFDNHFHVDPFKGLFLEAVKEFHRAGGTHLNVVYKSAHDYGFSGTKAEDFMKAMDFHIELVERINKETPVKAFAVVGVHPAEFAYLAEKKGIEYAKNEVMKSLEYAQKLCLEGKAIAIGEIGRPHYEVSKEIWEASIEVMIYGMELAKEADCAVQLHTESFTEEKFRELGEIVKKVGIKPYKVVKHYSPPLVKVAEEVGVFPSILASKKALMEALMQGDRFLMETDYIDDKRRPGAVLGPKTVPRRTLAFIQQGLMSEETAYKIHVENPKKVYGVELEE from the coding sequence ATGATAATATTTGATAATCACTTTCATGTTGACCCATTTAAGGGGCTTTTCTTGGAGGCAGTGAAGGAGTTCCACAGGGCTGGAGGAACGCATCTGAACGTTGTTTATAAGAGCGCTCATGACTACGGCTTTAGTGGAACTAAAGCAGAGGACTTCATGAAAGCCATGGATTTCCATATTGAGCTAGTGGAGAGGATAAATAAGGAAACTCCCGTTAAGGCATTTGCAGTCGTAGGAGTCCATCCCGCGGAATTTGCGTACCTAGCTGAAAAGAAAGGCATCGAATACGCAAAAAATGAGGTCATGAAATCATTAGAATACGCACAAAAGCTCTGCCTTGAGGGAAAAGCAATAGCAATAGGTGAGATAGGAAGGCCGCATTATGAAGTGAGCAAGGAAATATGGGAGGCAAGCATAGAGGTCATGATTTATGGAATGGAATTGGCAAAAGAAGCGGACTGTGCAGTTCAGCTCCATACGGAGAGCTTTACTGAAGAAAAGTTTAGAGAGCTAGGTGAAATAGTCAAAAAAGTCGGCATAAAGCCCTATAAAGTAGTTAAGCACTACTCTCCTCCGCTGGTGAAAGTAGCGGAAGAAGTTGGCGTGTTTCCATCAATTTTAGCAAGCAAAAAGGCTCTCATGGAAGCCCTAATGCAGGGTGACAGGTTTTTAATGGAGACGGATTACATAGACGATAAACGAAGGCCAGGGGCAGTTTTAGGGCCAAAAACCGTCCCAAGGAGAACACTCGCATTTATTCAGCAAGGCCTTATGAGTGAAGAAACCGCATACAAAATCCACGTGGAGAACCCAAAAAAGGTTTATGGGGTGGAGCTGGAAGAGTAA
- a CDS encoding LAGLIDADG family homing endonuclease, with protein sequence MDKEEMIERFVKFIREYTDDNGNKVYLDEIRDVLTVIPRRHIAINWEHLNAFDPELAGELIDNPEEVILAAEDAIQIVLQEDFFRKEPLPIHARFYGLPKSYLVKELGSEHINKFIQVEGIITRMTEVKPFVSRAVYICKDCGHEMVRLQKPYAALVKPNKCEACGSRNIELDVDKSTFLNFQSFRLQDRPESLKGGQMPRFVDVILLDDLVDIALPGDRVIITGILRVVLEQKDKRPIFRKIIEANYVEQLSKEIEELEITPEDEQKIKELAKRKDIVDVIVDSIAPAIYGMRKEKLGIALALFGGNTKQLPDGTRLRGESHVLLVGDPGVAKCVDYHTKVLLADGSLREIGEVIEEAIERAKAEGKLGRVDDGFYAPIDLELYALDAKTLKVKKARANIAWKRTAPERMFRIKTASRREIRVTPTHPFFTFENGQFKTRKAKELRVGDFIAVPRKENEPKIVPKTEDEHLRKLLEESDIFWDRVAEIEEYKPEHEWVYDLQVPEHHNFIANDIFVHNSQLLRYVANLAPRAIYTSGKSSSAAGLTAAAVRDELTGSWVLEAGVLVLADMGVACIDEIDKMSDRDRSSIHEALEQQSYHHDFEILLADGRKVKIGELVDSLIEANRDKVILGKNTEILPVDDIELLAYDLESKEIVRVKADRVSRHKAPEKFIRLKFSNGREITVTPEHPIMVWENGKIRKKPAEKIRPDDLALAVRRYPQMGGKNLDEPTAKFLGFLLSEGFTYANPSNGYYEVGFTNTDKRIVEEFKGVLKKLGVKYDIQTRERPGEKKLYTVRTISKDFYLKLKEEFPEVFPEKSNERPARRKRLPTKILGADERAKKAFLNAFFKGDGFVDKYRVGFTTSSKAMAEDLQDVLLSLGIYSYIFEERRGKTTYYKVIVSGTEDIERFAEIVGDDPRITRIEQLIKTSRRKRNYRDVIPTEVLEELRAVLNSLHINDGGLTNNIKAGQNANRERVQEYVKKAEEKIAELKGAIERRDVERIRGFVTVRELSKRINIPYSTVLYRLKRKHEETVKALIELANEKLRKAEKKLGEIKAIVEGNLRFLRVTKIEELPNDRWKWVYDVTVEPYHLFVSHGLVLHNTVSISKAGITATLNARTTVIAAANPKYGRFNRMKPLPEQVDLPPTLLSRFDLIFVLLDEPDEKLDAEIAEHILNVRKGEAEAVAPKIPPDLLKKYIAYARKNIKPVLSKEAMEEIKRYYVKMRKTIGRGGSDDGVKPIPITARQLEALIRLSEAHAKMRLSEIVTKEDARAAIELMEYTLRKTAMDEEGNIDVSILEVGKSSKKINKMDRILSIIKELQDLEDYGAPREEIIKEASKHGIGKSEVEKILEELKANSMIYEPRSGYYKVL encoded by the coding sequence ATGGATAAAGAGGAGATGATTGAGAGGTTTGTTAAATTCATCCGGGAGTACACCGATGATAATGGGAATAAGGTTTACTTAGATGAAATAAGAGACGTGCTGACCGTTATACCTAGAAGACATATTGCAATAAACTGGGAGCATTTAAACGCCTTTGATCCCGAACTTGCGGGAGAGCTTATAGATAATCCTGAAGAAGTCATCTTGGCAGCTGAGGATGCTATTCAAATAGTCCTTCAGGAGGACTTTTTCAGAAAAGAGCCCCTTCCAATTCACGCCCGCTTCTATGGTTTGCCAAAGAGCTATCTTGTGAAAGAGCTTGGGAGTGAGCACATAAACAAATTCATCCAGGTCGAGGGGATAATAACAAGAATGACCGAGGTTAAGCCCTTTGTTTCCAGAGCGGTTTACATCTGCAAGGACTGCGGGCATGAGATGGTAAGGCTCCAAAAGCCGTATGCAGCGTTAGTAAAGCCCAACAAGTGTGAAGCCTGCGGAAGCAGGAACATTGAGCTTGATGTTGACAAGAGCACTTTTCTTAACTTTCAGAGCTTTAGACTTCAAGACAGGCCTGAGAGCCTTAAAGGTGGGCAAATGCCACGTTTTGTTGACGTGATTTTGCTTGATGACCTTGTAGATATCGCTCTTCCAGGAGATAGGGTCATTATAACTGGAATTTTGAGGGTTGTTCTGGAGCAAAAGGACAAGAGACCGATATTTAGGAAAATAATAGAGGCGAACTACGTAGAGCAGCTAAGCAAAGAGATAGAAGAGCTTGAAATAACCCCAGAGGATGAGCAGAAGATTAAAGAGCTTGCAAAAAGGAAGGACATTGTCGATGTTATAGTTGATTCGATTGCTCCGGCTATTTACGGCATGAGAAAGGAAAAACTTGGCATTGCTCTTGCTTTATTTGGTGGCAACACAAAGCAACTCCCTGATGGGACAAGACTAAGAGGAGAAAGCCACGTTTTGCTCGTTGGAGACCCAGGTGTTGCTAAGTGCGTTGATTATCACACGAAGGTTCTCCTCGCCGATGGAAGCTTGAGAGAGATTGGTGAAGTAATCGAAGAGGCTATTGAGAGAGCCAAGGCGGAAGGGAAGCTTGGAAGGGTTGATGATGGCTTCTATGCACCTATTGATCTCGAACTTTATGCCCTCGATGCGAAAACGTTGAAGGTCAAGAAGGCCAGAGCAAACATCGCTTGGAAGAGAACAGCTCCGGAGAGGATGTTCAGGATAAAGACCGCGAGCAGGCGTGAGATCCGTGTAACTCCAACCCACCCGTTCTTTACCTTTGAAAACGGGCAGTTCAAGACGAGGAAGGCGAAAGAGCTTAGAGTGGGCGACTTTATAGCCGTGCCGAGGAAAGAAAATGAACCAAAAATAGTTCCCAAAACAGAAGATGAACACCTCAGGAAACTTCTTGAAGAGTCAGACATCTTCTGGGACAGGGTAGCGGAGATTGAAGAGTACAAGCCAGAGCACGAGTGGGTCTATGACCTTCAGGTCCCAGAGCACCACAACTTCATCGCCAACGACATTTTTGTCCACAACAGCCAGCTCCTCCGTTATGTGGCGAATTTAGCGCCAAGGGCGATTTATACAAGTGGTAAGAGTTCAAGCGCCGCGGGGCTTACCGCTGCCGCTGTGCGCGACGAGCTCACCGGCTCGTGGGTTTTAGAAGCTGGAGTACTTGTCTTGGCCGATATGGGAGTAGCATGTATAGATGAGATTGATAAGATGAGCGACAGGGATAGGAGCTCTATCCACGAGGCTCTTGAGCAGCAGAGCTATCACCACGACTTCGAGATCCTCCTTGCGGATGGCAGGAAGGTGAAAATAGGCGAGCTGGTGGATTCACTCATTGAAGCCAACCGCGATAAAGTAATTCTCGGCAAGAACACGGAGATCCTGCCGGTTGATGACATAGAGCTACTCGCCTACGACCTTGAAAGTAAAGAAATAGTTAGGGTCAAGGCTGACCGCGTGAGCAGACATAAGGCCCCGGAGAAGTTTATAAGGCTGAAGTTCTCGAACGGCAGGGAAATAACCGTAACACCGGAGCACCCGATTATGGTCTGGGAGAACGGAAAAATCAGGAAGAAACCTGCTGAAAAAATCAGGCCCGATGACCTCGCACTTGCGGTTAGGCGCTACCCCCAAATGGGAGGGAAGAACCTCGACGAACCAACAGCGAAGTTCCTTGGCTTCCTCCTCTCGGAGGGGTTCACCTATGCCAATCCATCAAACGGCTACTACGAGGTTGGATTCACAAACACTGACAAGAGAATTGTTGAGGAATTTAAAGGAGTTCTCAAGAAACTTGGCGTCAAATACGATATCCAAACAAGGGAAAGGCCAGGTGAAAAGAAGCTCTACACAGTTCGGACAATTTCAAAAGACTTTTACCTAAAACTCAAGGAGGAGTTTCCGGAGGTATTTCCTGAGAAGAGCAATGAACGGCCAGCTCGGAGAAAGAGACTTCCAACAAAAATCCTGGGAGCTGATGAGAGGGCAAAGAAAGCCTTCCTCAATGCTTTCTTCAAAGGAGACGGATTCGTCGATAAATACAGGGTTGGCTTCACGACATCATCAAAGGCGATGGCAGAGGATCTCCAGGACGTCTTGCTAAGCCTTGGCATATACTCGTACATCTTTGAGGAGAGGCGTGGAAAGACTACTTACTACAAGGTCATTGTGAGCGGTACGGAGGATATTGAGCGCTTTGCCGAGATTGTTGGCGATGACCCCAGGATAACAAGGATAGAACAGCTTATCAAGACCTCCCGGAGGAAGCGCAACTACCGCGATGTTATCCCTACAGAAGTTCTTGAGGAGCTAAGAGCGGTTCTCAATTCACTCCACATAAATGATGGTGGTCTAACAAACAACATAAAAGCGGGACAAAACGCGAACAGGGAGAGAGTGCAGGAATACGTAAAGAAGGCAGAGGAAAAGATTGCCGAACTCAAAGGTGCGATTGAAAGAAGAGATGTTGAAAGGATAAGAGGTTTCGTAACGGTGAGAGAATTGTCCAAAAGAATAAACATTCCCTATTCAACCGTGCTCTACAGACTCAAACGTAAACATGAGGAAACCGTTAAAGCACTGATTGAACTCGCGAACGAAAAACTGAGAAAAGCTGAGAAAAAACTTGGAGAGATTAAGGCTATTGTCGAAGGCAACCTGCGCTTCCTCAGAGTTACAAAAATCGAGGAACTGCCTAATGACCGCTGGAAATGGGTCTACGATGTAACCGTCGAGCCATATCATCTCTTTGTCTCCCACGGACTGGTTCTCCACAACACAGTAAGCATTTCAAAAGCGGGAATTACGGCAACGTTAAACGCAAGGACGACGGTTATAGCAGCCGCAAATCCAAAGTATGGAAGGTTCAACAGAATGAAGCCCCTCCCAGAGCAAGTTGATTTGCCCCCAACTCTTTTAAGCAGGTTTGATCTTATCTTTGTTCTTCTCGATGAGCCAGATGAAAAACTAGATGCAGAGATAGCTGAGCATATACTCAATGTTAGGAAAGGTGAAGCAGAAGCCGTTGCCCCGAAAATACCTCCTGACCTTCTCAAAAAGTATATCGCTTACGCTAGGAAGAACATTAAGCCTGTGCTCAGTAAAGAAGCCATGGAAGAAATTAAGCGCTACTACGTCAAGATGAGAAAAACAATAGGAAGAGGCGGCAGTGATGATGGAGTCAAACCAATTCCAATTACCGCAAGACAGCTTGAGGCTCTCATAAGGCTCAGTGAAGCGCATGCAAAAATGAGGCTGAGTGAAATAGTTACAAAAGAAGATGCTAGGGCGGCTATTGAGCTTATGGAATACACTCTAAGAAAGACCGCGATGGACGAGGAAGGAAACATAGACGTCAGCATCTTGGAGGTCGGAAAATCATCAAAGAAGATCAATAAGATGGATAGAATCCTCAGCATAATAAAGGAGCTCCAAGACCTGGAAGACTACGGGGCTCCAAGGGAAGAAATAATAAAAGAGGCAAGCAAACATGGAATTGGAAAGAGCGAGGTTGAGAAGATACTGGAAGAGCTTAAAGCCAATTCAATGATATACGAACCGCGGTCAGGCTATTACAAAGTCTTGTGA
- a CDS encoding DUF257 family protein, with amino-acid sequence MEMTKEIVFEMIDKTPFGNLVLIEDEIDYGFVVVTYALVRYARERGMKIMIDDNLDTLFLVKKHLELLGVHEDFSDAIVIKTGGKMDVGRVVKRIPLETEPVIYLSRYESMANEVFSEGKYINIVLGLERLFAFLEESRGFYTVLDSIRGFLGNKNRKAFYIIDKNIASNLKFNPLPELEEIATTVAYLRGEYGKGKVNFGKNPFIEFLGKEFEISLEKVLRW; translated from the coding sequence ATGGAAATGACAAAGGAAATTGTTTTTGAGATGATAGACAAGACCCCCTTTGGAAACTTAGTCCTTATTGAGGATGAAATCGATTACGGCTTTGTTGTGGTGACATACGCCCTTGTGAGATACGCCCGTGAGAGGGGAATGAAAATAATGATTGACGACAATTTAGACACTCTTTTCTTAGTAAAAAAGCACCTTGAACTCCTTGGCGTTCATGAGGACTTTTCTGATGCTATTGTCATCAAGACTGGAGGAAAAATGGATGTTGGGAGGGTGGTTAAAAGGATTCCCCTAGAAACAGAGCCAGTGATATACTTAAGCAGGTATGAGAGTATGGCCAACGAAGTCTTTTCTGAAGGAAAGTATATTAACATAGTCCTCGGTCTTGAAAGGCTTTTTGCTTTCTTGGAGGAATCCCGTGGGTTTTATACAGTACTAGACTCCATTCGAGGATTCTTAGGAAATAAGAACAGAAAGGCGTTCTACATAATAGACAAAAATATTGCTTCAAACCTCAAGTTTAACCCACTTCCGGAGTTAGAGGAAATAGCAACAACTGTGGCATACCTCAGGGGAGAATACGGGAAAGGTAAGGTTAATTTTGGAAAGAATCCGTTTATAGAGTTTTTAGGAAAAGAGTTTGAGATCTCCCTTGAGAAAGTGCTCCGGTGGTGA
- a CDS encoding metallophosphoesterase, producing the protein MLIGIMSDTHDNLPAIAKAVELFNKEKVDLVLHAGDYVAPFVKKELSKLNAPLKGVFGNNDGEREGLKRAIDIEDEILELEADGLKIVLLHGTNEKIVEAFIRSQLYDVVIRGHTHKYEIRETGRSIVLNPGEVCGYVTGVKSVAFLDTRNREIRIVNLDTGEPLGFMSL; encoded by the coding sequence ATGCTGATAGGGATAATGAGTGACACACATGATAACCTTCCGGCTATAGCAAAGGCTGTTGAGTTATTCAACAAGGAAAAGGTTGACCTTGTTCTCCATGCAGGTGATTATGTAGCACCTTTCGTCAAAAAAGAACTTTCAAAGCTAAATGCACCCTTAAAAGGGGTCTTCGGAAACAATGATGGAGAAAGAGAAGGTCTCAAAAGGGCAATTGACATAGAGGATGAGATACTCGAGCTGGAAGCAGATGGCCTTAAAATCGTCCTTCTGCACGGCACGAACGAGAAGATAGTCGAGGCATTTATAAGAAGCCAGCTTTACGACGTTGTAATAAGGGGGCATACCCATAAATATGAGATAAGGGAAACCGGAAGGAGCATAGTTCTTAACCCAGGTGAAGTTTGCGGATACGTCACGGGAGTAAAAAGCGTAGCGTTCTTGGACACGAGAAACAGGGAAATAAGAATAGTAAACCTTGACACGGGAGAACCGCTTGGCTTTATGAGCCTCTGA
- a CDS encoding carboxyl transferase domain-containing protein has translation MSMEEKVKELYEKKERILKMGGEDKIAKQHEKGKLTARERIEKLLDPGSFVEIGMFVKHRGTEFGLDKMELPADGVITGYGTIDGRLVFVYAQDFTVMGGSLGEMHAAKIKRIMELALEAGAPVIGLNDSGGARIQEGVDALKGYGEIFKMNTILSGVVPQITAIMGPCAGGAVYSPAIGDFILMVDNPASFMFITGPQVVKAVTGVEVSPIQLGGAMVHAQKSGQAHLIGKSDEEVLMLIRRLLSYLPSNNMEKPPRYPTNDPPFRKSDRLYEIVPDDPNKGYDVRQVIYEIVDRDANGNPDFLEILPYFAPNAVVGFGRMNGQTVGIVANNPIHLAGVLDIDSSDKIARFVRTCDAFNIPIVTLVDVPGYLPGVQQEYGGIIRHGAKVLYAYSEATVPMVTVILRKAYGGAYLAMGSKHLGADFVFAWPTAEIAVMGPEGAANIIFRKEIASAEDPEKVRQEKIREYREKFANPYVAASRGYIDDVIDPAETRGKIIMALEALESKRVKLPPKKHGNIPL, from the coding sequence ATGAGCATGGAGGAGAAAGTGAAGGAACTCTATGAAAAGAAAGAGAGGATTCTCAAAATGGGTGGAGAAGACAAAATAGCAAAGCAGCATGAAAAAGGGAAACTCACAGCAAGAGAAAGAATCGAGAAACTCCTTGACCCGGGAAGCTTTGTGGAAATAGGAATGTTCGTTAAGCACCGCGGGACAGAGTTTGGCCTTGATAAGATGGAACTGCCTGCGGATGGAGTAATAACGGGATATGGAACCATCGATGGCAGATTGGTTTTCGTTTATGCTCAGGATTTCACTGTTATGGGTGGTTCTCTTGGAGAAATGCACGCGGCAAAGATAAAGCGCATCATGGAGCTGGCTTTAGAAGCTGGAGCTCCAGTGATAGGACTCAACGATTCCGGTGGAGCAAGAATTCAAGAGGGTGTTGACGCGCTCAAGGGCTATGGTGAAATCTTTAAAATGAACACAATTCTCAGCGGTGTTGTCCCGCAAATTACAGCTATCATGGGTCCATGTGCAGGTGGAGCAGTTTACAGCCCAGCAATAGGTGATTTCATTCTCATGGTTGACAACCCTGCAAGCTTCATGTTTATCACAGGTCCCCAGGTGGTAAAGGCAGTTACTGGAGTTGAAGTCTCTCCAATTCAGCTCGGTGGCGCAATGGTTCACGCTCAAAAGAGCGGACAAGCCCATTTAATAGGCAAGAGCGATGAGGAAGTTTTAATGCTCATAAGAAGACTACTAAGCTACCTACCATCAAACAACATGGAAAAGCCACCAAGGTACCCAACCAACGATCCACCCTTCAGAAAGAGCGATAGGCTCTATGAGATAGTCCCAGACGATCCCAACAAGGGTTATGACGTTAGGCAGGTTATCTACGAGATAGTGGACAGAGACGCTAACGGAAACCCAGACTTCCTCGAAATACTTCCGTACTTCGCTCCAAATGCCGTCGTCGGATTTGGAAGAATGAACGGTCAAACTGTTGGAATTGTAGCAAACAACCCAATTCACCTTGCGGGAGTTCTTGACATAGACAGCTCCGATAAGATAGCAAGGTTTGTTAGAACCTGTGATGCCTTCAACATTCCAATAGTAACGCTCGTTGATGTTCCCGGTTATCTCCCGGGAGTCCAGCAAGAATATGGAGGAATCATAAGGCACGGTGCAAAGGTGCTTTACGCTTATTCAGAAGCAACTGTTCCAATGGTTACGGTCATTTTAAGAAAGGCCTATGGTGGAGCCTACTTGGCAATGGGTTCAAAGCACCTTGGAGCAGACTTCGTGTTCGCTTGGCCGACAGCTGAGATAGCTGTTATGGGACCAGAAGGAGCAGCAAACATCATCTTTAGGAAAGAAATCGCCAGTGCAGAAGACCCAGAAAAAGTCAGACAAGAGAAGATTAGAGAGTATAGAGAGAAATTTGCCAACCCATACGTTGCTGCAAGCAGGGGTTACATTGATGACGTGATTGACCCAGCAGAAACGAGAGGAAAGATAATCATGGCGTTAGAGGCATTGGAAAGCAAGCGCGTGAAGCTTCCACCAAAGAAGCATGGAAACATTCCACTGTGA
- a CDS encoding OadG family protein — translation MVTWEFFLEGLYITILGVTVVFLVLSILALAMYGIGYLERALIERAKPAEAAPKPKEEKVEVKVEEKPSIEPKKLAVITAAILAYIAEKNAQLRPLPFKKKPSDAWRLYGIQSQLEEVENFNYEMGAW, via the coding sequence ATGGTCACGTGGGAGTTCTTTCTTGAGGGCCTTTATATTACTATTTTAGGTGTTACAGTAGTTTTCCTAGTGCTTTCAATACTAGCCCTGGCAATGTACGGGATCGGCTATCTTGAGAGGGCATTAATCGAAAGGGCAAAACCTGCTGAAGCTGCTCCTAAACCAAAAGAAGAGAAGGTAGAAGTAAAAGTTGAAGAGAAGCCTTCAATTGAACCAAAGAAGCTTGCAGTAATTACAGCCGCGATTTTGGCTTACATAGCAGAAAAGAATGCCCAACTTAGGCCTTTGCCATTTAAGAAAAAGCCTTCCGATGCCTGGCGTTTGTATGGTATCCAATCCCAACTTGAAGAAGTTGAGAATTTCAATTATGAAATGGGGGCATGGTGA
- the pbp11 gene encoding tRNA-binding protein Pbp11 — MGLFDTFKKREKEKVEIFSRKSVGKFKVEKTFEVFGRKVLVGDVIEGVIYPGYKVKGEDAALIREIQKEGQRIDFALQWDHVELVLEDNIDVKVGEVVKVYQC; from the coding sequence ATGGGGCTCTTTGATACTTTCAAAAAAAGAGAAAAAGAAAAAGTCGAAATATTTTCGAGAAAGTCTGTTGGGAAATTTAAAGTGGAAAAGACTTTTGAAGTCTTTGGCAGAAAAGTCCTAGTTGGAGATGTTATTGAGGGAGTTATTTACCCGGGCTATAAAGTGAAAGGAGAAGATGCAGCGCTGATAAGAGAGATACAAAAAGAGGGCCAAAGAATTGATTTTGCCTTACAGTGGGATCACGTTGAATTAGTTTTAGAGGACAATATTGACGTAAAAGTTGGAGAAGTTGTTAAAGTCTACCAATGCTAA
- a CDS encoding acetyl-CoA carboxylase biotin carboxyl carrier protein subunit, producing MKGKVKVIVDGVPYEVEVEELGGGKFKVSFEGESYEVEAKDLGIPMEALQAPAQQVPAQPVSVSSVSSPSVSASTPSAPVEAAAPAPAAGENVVTAPMPGKVLRILVREGEQVKVGQGLLVLEAMKMENEIPSPKDGVVKKILVKEGDTVDTGQPLIELG from the coding sequence ATGAAAGGTAAAGTTAAGGTCATCGTTGATGGAGTTCCTTATGAGGTTGAAGTTGAAGAACTTGGTGGGGGAAAATTCAAAGTCAGCTTTGAAGGAGAGAGCTATGAAGTTGAAGCGAAAGACCTTGGAATTCCAATGGAAGCACTTCAAGCGCCTGCTCAACAAGTGCCAGCTCAACCTGTGAGTGTGTCTTCTGTTTCATCTCCTTCTGTTTCGGCTTCAACTCCTTCGGCGCCTGTTGAAGCAGCGGCTCCGGCACCGGCGGCTGGTGAGAATGTGGTCACTGCGCCCATGCCTGGCAAAGTATTGAGGATTCTTGTGAGGGAGGGTGAGCAGGTTAAGGTTGGTCAGGGGTTGCTTGTTTTAGAGGCTATGAAGATGGAGAATGAGATTCCTTCGCCGAAGGATGGTGTTGTGAAGAAGATCCTCGTGAAAGAAGGCGACACCGTTGATACAGGCCAACCACTAATAGAACTTGGGTGA